One stretch of Cottoperca gobio chromosome 18, fCotGob3.1, whole genome shotgun sequence DNA includes these proteins:
- the znf16l gene encoding zinc finger protein 16-like isoform X2 translates to MSRKRNHSFAETSLSPELQGAFMEPPGSASRADGDFLELEHDEELLCSVSDITEHLGRNITVVLETALSEIRKMVSIRIRVLKMELREKTEEIEVLKARLDTVQRDGRDTFPGVTTMEQSADAGFKKHDFISGNKHNSVDPRRAKAVMPGVKKENIDAICDYLMKDKNSRGCAEMDGDQSSQASSDRETRQDPIAHSLNLWPDSGMAGSGPGHGDSESTTDDLFSMLPSGSKRMYDYEWIAPMEYSSELKVMKEPECETTPTGETEDEEDDEEDESPRREGGGLEQAQTPLSHVQPSEFSMEPQSSSGEGGSPLEGNTDRPVAEEHVKLIHSDTAGAQALQVLQSTCSAAPAMGDGSSDSRRGEGVQNEDDTGEGAGAGVGRGGGPVKKEIKIEGGYECGDCGRHFNYLGNLRQHQRIHTGEKPFMCPECGERFRHAARLKSHRLVHSGAQSPFPCPQCGKGFSVLSGLKRHQRVHTGESPYACPQCGRRFKELGNLYTHQRIHSGATPYCCQQCGRSFRHLGTYKSHRCTPAQ, encoded by the exons ATGAGTCGCAAAAGAAATCACAGCTTCGCTGAAACGAGCCTGTCTCCCGAACTCCAGGGCGCCTTCATGGAGCCTCCCGGGTCAGCGAGCCGAGCCGACGGAGATTTCCTGGAGCTGGAGCACGACGAGGAGCTGCTCTGCTCGGTCAGCGACATCACCGAACACCTCGGCAGAAACATCACCGTGGTGCTGGAGACAGCGCTGTCTGAGATCCGGAAAATGGTCAGCATCAGGATACGAGTCCTAAAAATGGAGCTACGTGAGAAAACTGAAGAAATTGAAGTGTTAAAGGCGAGACTAGATACAGTCCAGAGGGATGGTAGGGACACTTTCCCTGGCGTTACGACTATGGAGCAGTCTGCAGATGCTGGCTTCAAGAAACATGACTTTATCTCCGGCAACAAACACAATAGTGTGGACCCCAGGAGAGCCAAGGCTGTCATGCCTGGTGTGAAGAAGGAGAATATAGATGCTATTTGCGACTATCTAATGAAAGACAAGAACTCGAGAGGGTGTGCTGAAATGGACGGAGACCAGAGCAGCCAAGCCAGCAGCGACAGGGAGACTCGCCAAGATCCGATCGCGCACTCCCTCAACCTGTGGCCGGACAGCGGCATGGCTGGCTCCGGGCCTGGGCACGGAGACTCCGAGTCTACCACAGATGATCTCTTTAGTATGCTCCCCTCTGGCAGCAAACGGATGTATGACTACGAATGGATAGCACCTATGGAGTATTCTTCAGAACTGAAAG TCATGAAGGAACCCGAGTGCGAGACCACCCCGACTGGTGAgacagaggatgaagaggatgacgAGGAAGATGAGTCGccgaggagggagggggggggactgGAGCAGGCCCAGACCCCGCTGTCACACGTCCAGCCCTCTGAGTTCTCCATGGAGCCCCAGAGCTCttcaggggagggagggagtccCCTGGAGGGCAACACCGACAGGCCTGTAGCAG AGGAACACGTCAAACTGATACACTCGGACACTGCGGGTGCCCAGGCTCTCCAGGTCCTGCAGTCTACCTGCTCAGCGGCACCCGCCATGGGAGACGGCAGCAGTGACTCCAGGAGGGGCGAAGGGGTGCAGAACGAGGACGACACAGGAGAAGGGGCTGGTGCCGGCGTCGGGCGAGGTGGGGGTCCTGTGAAAAAGGAGATTAAAATCGAAGGGGGGTACGAGTGCGGGGACTGTGGCCGCCATTTTAACTACCTTGGCAACCTGCGGCAGCATCAGCGTATCCACACCGGAGAGAAGCCATTCATGTGTCCAGAGTGCGGGGAGAGGTTCCGCCACGCAGCACGTTTAAAAAGCCACAGGCTGGTGCACAGCGGGGCCCAGAGTCCCTTCCCCTGCCCCCAGTGCGGGAAAGGTTTCTCAGTGCTATCTGGACTCAAGAGACACCAACGGGTGCACACCGGCGAGAGCCCGTACGCCTGTCCACAGTGCGGCAGGCGTTTTAAAGAGCTGGGGAACCTGTACACCCACCAGAGGATCCACAGCGGGGCTACGCCCTACTGCTGCCAGCAGTGTGGGCGCAGCTTCCGCCACCTGGGAACTTACAAGAGCCACCGGTGCACCCCTGCACAGTAG
- the znf16l gene encoding zinc finger protein 16-like isoform X1, which produces MSRKRNHSFAETSLSPELQGAFMEPPGSASRADGDFLELEHDEELLCSVSDITEHLGRNITVVLETALSEIRKMVSIRIRVLKMELREKTEEIEVLKARLDTVQRDGRDTFPGVTTMEQSADAGFKKHDFISGNKHNSVDPRRAKAVMPGVKKENIDAICDYLMKDKNSRGCAEMDGDQSSQASSDRETRQDPIAHSLNLWPDSGMAGSGPGHGDSESTTDDLFSMLPSGSKRMYDYEWIAPMEYSSELKVMKEPECETTPTGETEDEEDDEEDESPRREGGGLEQAQTPLSHVQPSEFSMEPQSSSGEGGSPLEGNTDRPVAGQQFPGHTYICSLCGTFCPDSLFLEEHVKLIHSDTAGAQALQVLQSTCSAAPAMGDGSSDSRRGEGVQNEDDTGEGAGAGVGRGGGPVKKEIKIEGGYECGDCGRHFNYLGNLRQHQRIHTGEKPFMCPECGERFRHAARLKSHRLVHSGAQSPFPCPQCGKGFSVLSGLKRHQRVHTGESPYACPQCGRRFKELGNLYTHQRIHSGATPYCCQQCGRSFRHLGTYKSHRCTPAQ; this is translated from the exons ATGAGTCGCAAAAGAAATCACAGCTTCGCTGAAACGAGCCTGTCTCCCGAACTCCAGGGCGCCTTCATGGAGCCTCCCGGGTCAGCGAGCCGAGCCGACGGAGATTTCCTGGAGCTGGAGCACGACGAGGAGCTGCTCTGCTCGGTCAGCGACATCACCGAACACCTCGGCAGAAACATCACCGTGGTGCTGGAGACAGCGCTGTCTGAGATCCGGAAAATGGTCAGCATCAGGATACGAGTCCTAAAAATGGAGCTACGTGAGAAAACTGAAGAAATTGAAGTGTTAAAGGCGAGACTAGATACAGTCCAGAGGGATGGTAGGGACACTTTCCCTGGCGTTACGACTATGGAGCAGTCTGCAGATGCTGGCTTCAAGAAACATGACTTTATCTCCGGCAACAAACACAATAGTGTGGACCCCAGGAGAGCCAAGGCTGTCATGCCTGGTGTGAAGAAGGAGAATATAGATGCTATTTGCGACTATCTAATGAAAGACAAGAACTCGAGAGGGTGTGCTGAAATGGACGGAGACCAGAGCAGCCAAGCCAGCAGCGACAGGGAGACTCGCCAAGATCCGATCGCGCACTCCCTCAACCTGTGGCCGGACAGCGGCATGGCTGGCTCCGGGCCTGGGCACGGAGACTCCGAGTCTACCACAGATGATCTCTTTAGTATGCTCCCCTCTGGCAGCAAACGGATGTATGACTACGAATGGATAGCACCTATGGAGTATTCTTCAGAACTGAAAG TCATGAAGGAACCCGAGTGCGAGACCACCCCGACTGGTGAgacagaggatgaagaggatgacgAGGAAGATGAGTCGccgaggagggagggggggggactgGAGCAGGCCCAGACCCCGCTGTCACACGTCCAGCCCTCTGAGTTCTCCATGGAGCCCCAGAGCTCttcaggggagggagggagtccCCTGGAGGGCAACACCGACAGGCCTGTAGCAG GCCAGCAGTTCCCCGGCCATACCTATATCTGCTCTCTGTGTGGAACCTTCTGCCCTGACTCTTTGTTCCTAGAGGAACACGTCAAACTGATACACTCGGACACTGCGGGTGCCCAGGCTCTCCAGGTCCTGCAGTCTACCTGCTCAGCGGCACCCGCCATGGGAGACGGCAGCAGTGACTCCAGGAGGGGCGAAGGGGTGCAGAACGAGGACGACACAGGAGAAGGGGCTGGTGCCGGCGTCGGGCGAGGTGGGGGTCCTGTGAAAAAGGAGATTAAAATCGAAGGGGGGTACGAGTGCGGGGACTGTGGCCGCCATTTTAACTACCTTGGCAACCTGCGGCAGCATCAGCGTATCCACACCGGAGAGAAGCCATTCATGTGTCCAGAGTGCGGGGAGAGGTTCCGCCACGCAGCACGTTTAAAAAGCCACAGGCTGGTGCACAGCGGGGCCCAGAGTCCCTTCCCCTGCCCCCAGTGCGGGAAAGGTTTCTCAGTGCTATCTGGACTCAAGAGACACCAACGGGTGCACACCGGCGAGAGCCCGTACGCCTGTCCACAGTGCGGCAGGCGTTTTAAAGAGCTGGGGAACCTGTACACCCACCAGAGGATCCACAGCGGGGCTACGCCCTACTGCTGCCAGCAGTGTGGGCGCAGCTTCCGCCACCTGGGAACTTACAAGAGCCACCGGTGCACCCCTGCACAGTAG
- the sstr1b gene encoding somatostatin receptor type 1: MDFNGSQDYGSYPTGLPYNTSMDYEDYYQEPDASKIIIPSIYALVCCVGLTGNAMVIYVILKYAKMKTATNIYILNLAIADELFMLSVPFLATSAAIRHWPFGSLMCRLVLSVDGINMFTSIFCLTVLSVDRYIAVVHPIKAARYRRPTVAKVVNVCVWGLSLIVILPIIIFADTVPAQDGGVDCNFLWPESAWSEAFVVYTFLLGFLLPVGAICLCYCLMVARMRAVGLKAGWLQRRRSEKKITRMVLLVVAVFVLCWMPFYIVQLVSVFHRPPDPMVTQLFVILSYANSGANPILYGFVSDNFRRSFQRIVCFRWLESGLDGEQVDYCAVALKRQATCNPLDFPKDCMASDMVFRNGTYTSRTTTV; this comes from the coding sequence ATGGATTTCAATGGGAGCCAGGACTATGGGTCCTATCCAACAGGGCTGCCCTATAACACAAGCATGGACTATGAGGACTACTACCAGGAGCCTGATGCAAGTAAAATCATCATTCCATCCATCTATGCTCTTGTCTGCTGTGTAGGTCTTACTGGCAATGCCATGGTCATCTACGTCATTCTGAAATATGCCAAAATGAAAACAGCCACTAACATTTACATCCTCAACTTAGCAATTGCTGACGAGTTGTTCATGTTAAGTGTTCCTTTTCTGGCAACATCCGCTGCTATCCGTCATTGGCCTTTCGGGTCGCTGATGTGTAGGTTGGTTCTGAGCGTAGATGGTATCAATATGTTTACATCAATCTTCTGCCTGACTGTGCTGAGTGTAGACCGTTACATAGCAGTGGTCCACCCTATTAAGGCTGCCCGCTACCGCAGACCCACTGTTGCCAAAGTAGTCAACGTGTGTGTATGGGGACTGTCACTCATAGTCATCCTACCAATCATTATCTTCGCAGACACCGTACCGGCACAGGACGGTGGTGTGGACTGTAACTTCTTGTGGCCTGAATCGGCATGGTCAGAAGCATTTGTGGTCTATACCTTCCTGTTGGGGTTTCTGCTGCCGGTCGGGGCCATTTGCTTATGCTACTGTTTAATGGTGGCCAGGATGAGAGCAGTTGGGCTAAAAGCAGGCTGGCTTCAACGACGGCGCTCGGAGAAGAAGATCACCCGGATGGTGCTGCTAGTTGTGGCGGTGTTTGTTCTTTGCTGGATGCCCTTCTACATCGTCCAACTGGTCAGCGTTTTCCACCGGCCCCCAGACCCCATGGTGACTCAGCTTTTTGTAATTCTCAGCTACGCCAACAGCGGCGCCAATCCTATCCTGTACGGCTTTGTGTCCGACAATTTCCGGCGTTCCTTCCAGCGCATTGTGTGTTTCCGGTGGCTGGAGTCTGGGCTGGATGGGGAACAAGTGGATTATTGTGCTGTAGCTTTGAAGAGACAAGCAACATGTAACCCTCTGGATTTTCCCAAGGACTGTATGGCTTCTGATATGGTGTTTCGCAATGGGACATATACCTCCCGTACAACCACAGTGTAA